DNA from Corallococcus soli:
CACGTAGCGGCTGAAGAGCACCATGATCTGATCACCCCAGAGCACGTTGCCCTGGTCGTCGATGACACCGATGCGGTCGCTGTCGCCGTCGTAGGCGATGCCCACCTCCGCCTTCTCCGACTTCACCGCCTTGATGAGGTCCTGGAGGTTCTCCACCACCGTGGGGTCCGGGTGGTGGTTGGGGAAGTTCGCGTCCATCTCACAGAACAGGGGCACCACGTCGAAGCCCATGCTGCGGAACAGCGGGACGGCGATCTCACCGCCCGTGCCGTTGCCCGCGTCGATGACGATCTTCATCCCCTGGCGGCCCACCTTCACCGTCTGGCGGACGAAGTGGTTGTAGGGCGTGACGATGTCGTAGGGCGTGACCTTGCCGGGCTTGGAGGCGGTGGCGAAGTCCTTCGCCTCGATGATGCGGCGCAGCTCCTGGATTTCGTGGCCGTGGAAGGTCGTCTTGCCCGCGCCAATCTTGAAGCCGTTGTACTCGGGCGGGTTGTGGCTGCCCGTGATCATGGCCAGGCCATCCACGGGCAGCGTGTTCGCGGCGAAGTACGTCAGCGGCGTCGGCACCACGCCCACGTCGTAGACGTCCAGGCCGGTGGCGGTGAGGCCCTTCGCGAGCGCGTCGCGGAAGCGCGTGGAGGATTCGCGGCAGTCGCGGCCCACCGCGATGGAGGTCCCGGCCTTGCGGCGGATCATGGTGCCCAGGCCCAGGCCCAGCAGCTCCACCACCTCGATGGTGAGGTCCTTGTCCACCAGACCCCGGATGTCGTACTCGCGAAAGATGTGCGCGTTCATGGCAGTGTCCCCACCCCTGTCCCGGCCGTGAGGGCTCGGCGGAGGGCGGCGAACACTACACGAGCGGCCCCGGGGGCTGCACACGCCCGAACGCCGCGCTCCCACTGCTGAACGCCCGGCTGCTCCTGGGGTGGGCGTCACCTCCCCCGCCCTCCCCCCGTTGACGGGTAATGGGCCCCATCAGGCCATGGCCCCGGTCATCCGCGCCCCGGCCCCCGCCGGCCCCTGCGCCCGCAGGGACTGGTAGTGCTTCAGCCACGACGTGTTCAGCGGGTCCAGCTTCAGGGCCTCCGCGTAGCATTCCAGGGCCGCCGGCAGGGACCGTTGGGCCTCCAAGGCATGTCCCCGGGTGAACAGGGCGCGGGCCTTCGTCTCCACCTCCGGGCGGGCCGCGAGGAAGGCGCTGCGCAGGGCCTCCATCGTCGGCTCGGGGACGCCGGCCGCGACACACCGGGCCAGGCCCGCGACGTTGCCCCGGGTGGCGTCGTAGCCCACGCGGGACAGGGGCTCGCCCAGCATCCGCTGCGCGGCCAGCACCCGGATGCGCAGGGCCTCCAGCGCCTGACGCTGGGAGGTGGGCAGCGCGCGGTCCTGGAACGCATCCAGGCGGCGCAGCGCGGCCTGGGCGCGGCGGCGCACGTCGGCGAAGTCCGCGTCGGGCTTCGCGCCCAGCAGGGTGTACGGGTCCCGGGCGACGGCCTCCGCGCGCGACAGCATCCGCGTCAGCTCCGCGTAGGGCGCGGGCTCCAGTTCCTCGAAGAGGGCGCGCGTGAGGAGCCGGACCAGCGCCGGGTACTCGTCGGAGAAGTGGACGAAGACGCCGGCGGGCACGTTCCAGGTGCGCGCCTCGTCGAAGGTGACGTGGCGGACGACGTCGCACGCGCCCACGGCCGTCTCACCGCGGAAGGACACCTCCACCGGCAGGCGCGCGGCGAGCGGCGGCAGCGACGCGCCCTGGCACTCGGCGAAGAGGCCCTCCGGGGCGACGTCGCTCACGGACACCGGCTGGAGCACCTCGCCCGGCGTGAGGCCCAGGCGCACGCGCAGGTCCGACGGCGCGTCCGTGCGGGGCGCGGAGGCCTCCAGCGGCGGCACCGGGCTCTCCAGCGCGGCGGGCACGCCAGCGTCGCCCGACACGCGGTCCACCAGCGCGATGGGCACCGTGGGCGGCTGCGAGGACGCCGGCTGGATCAACGGAATCGGGGCGGCCTCCACGGAGGGCGCCAGGTGCATGAAGGGGATGGCGGCGGCGCCCAGGGTGGACGTCGCGTGCGGCGCCGCCACCGGGGCGACGTCCAGCGGCGAAGCCGGGTCCACCAGCAGGATGGGCGCGCCCCCCTGCGCGACGGACGCGGCGTCGGCGGCGCCCGGGGAACCGGCCCGGGACGCGGCGGCCCCCACGGCGCCCTCCGGCTCCGAGGGCCCCAGCAGCGCCACGGCCGACGCCCAGAACGCGGCCACCTCCGCGCGCATGGCCACCTCACCCGCGCGTGCATCGGAGAGCAGGCCGTCCGACGCGCGCAGCGCCGCGTCCTCCATGCTCGAAGCCGCGCCGCCCCACTCCGGCACGTCCTCCAC
Protein-coding regions in this window:
- a CDS encoding phosphomannomutase/phosphoglucomutase, whose amino-acid sequence is MNAHIFREYDIRGLVDKDLTIEVVELLGLGLGTMIRRKAGTSIAVGRDCRESSTRFRDALAKGLTATGLDVYDVGVVPTPLTYFAANTLPVDGLAMITGSHNPPEYNGFKIGAGKTTFHGHEIQELRRIIEAKDFATASKPGKVTPYDIVTPYNHFVRQTVKVGRQGMKIVIDAGNGTGGEIAVPLFRSMGFDVVPLFCEMDANFPNHHPDPTVVENLQDLIKAVKSEKAEVGIAYDGDSDRIGVIDDQGNVLWGDQIMVLFSRYVLKEAPGAAIVGEVKCSYTMYDDIAKHGGKPVMWKAGHSLIKAKMKEEHAELAGEMSGHIFFKHRYYGFDDAVYASARLLEILTHEKKTLSQLLSDVPKTYASPELRFDTKEEKKFAMVKRATEILRDAGHQIIDVDGVRVTFPDGWGLIRASNTQPILVLRFEANTEARLKEIQALIDSTVAQAQKDVGA
- a CDS encoding protein kinase domain-containing protein — encoded protein: MAMGCKRCVVDHQNGEACPVEAPSVAGDSLEGQRHGPLLLKRRLESGAVAAVYLAEYVPTGHRFAVKVLHAHLAARPAVRARFIAEALAQRNVVHRHVARVLDVRPGPQGLPCVLMEAPEGESLSAMPLPLSPVEAGEVLAQALAGLEAAHARGLVHGDLTLDSLVVTRDAKGARRVLVRDFGAGIVRDAALSQEERARGMTVGSPTFMAPEQCAGVSGGPRADVHALGVAGYLLVTGRLPFGLGRSADVVLFPPHALNASVPPALSTVLLRALAARPEDRFDSARAFRVALAQALGMEVGVRDASADAREDVSSEVVTERDALDDIDIVEDVPEWGGAASSMEDAALRASDGLLSDARAGEVAMRAEVAAFWASAVALLGPSEPEGAVGAAASRAGSPGAADAASVAQGGAPILLVDPASPLDVAPVAAPHATSTLGAAAIPFMHLAPSVEAAPIPLIQPASSQPPTVPIALVDRVSGDAGVPAALESPVPPLEASAPRTDAPSDLRVRLGLTPGEVLQPVSVSDVAPEGLFAECQGASLPPLAARLPVEVSFRGETAVGACDVVRHVTFDEARTWNVPAGVFVHFSDEYPALVRLLTRALFEELEPAPYAELTRMLSRAEAVARDPYTLLGAKPDADFADVRRRAQAALRRLDAFQDRALPTSQRQALEALRIRVLAAQRMLGEPLSRVGYDATRGNVAGLARCVAAGVPEPTMEALRSAFLAARPEVETKARALFTRGHALEAQRSLPAALECYAEALKLDPLNTSWLKHYQSLRAQGPAGAGARMTGAMA